The genome window CGGTAGAGCCTCTCGTCGTCGGACTGGGAGTGCGAGTAGGGGCGGATGACGTGAGCGTGAACGAGGGCCGGCCCGATCTCGCGGGCGCGCATCTTCGAGACGACGCGGCGCATGGTGCGGAGGCTCGCGATCGGATCGCACCCGTCCACCTCCTCGATGTGGAGCCCGGGGACCGACGCGAGCATCCTCGAGATGCTCCCGCCGGGGGTCTGCACCTCGACGGGGACCGAGATGGCGTACTTGTTGTCCTCGATCAGGAAGATGACGGGGAGCTTGAGGGTGCACGCGGAGCTGAGCGCCTCGTAGAACTCCCCCTCCGACGTCGAGCCGTCCCCCCCGGAGACGTACACGATCTCGTCGCGCTCGAAGCGCGCCGCCTTCCCGGCGATCTCCTCGACGCGCGCGAGGTGCCTCCCCCCTTCCGCGCAGCCGACCGCCTGCAGGAATTGCGTGCCGGTGGGGCTCGACTGCGTGACGACGTTCAGCGCGAGCGATCCGAAGTGGGACGGCATCTGCCTCCCGCCCGAGTTCGGGTCGGCCGCCGCTCCGAAGGCCGACATCAGGATCTCCTTCGGCGTCATCCCGAGGGCCAGCATCAGGGCGCGGTCGCGGTAGTACGGGTAGAACCAGTCGTGCGCGGGCTTCATCGCCAGCCCCGCGGCGACGAGAATCGCCTCGTGCCCCGCGCCGCTGATCTGGAAGAAGATCTTGTTCTGCTTCTTGAGCACCAGCTCTTTGTCGTCGAGCCGCCGCGACACGTACATCGTGCGGTAGAAGGCGAGGAGACCCTCGCGGTCGAGTCCGCAGAAGGGATCCTCGACGGCCGAGCGCGCTTTCTGCGGGCGCTGTCCGCTCCGGTTGTTCTTCATCTCTTGGCGATGATCTCCTGACGGGAGGTGAGGGTACCCTCTGCGTAGACGCCGCTCAAGACGTCGCGCGGCTCGGCGGGGCCCTCCGCGCGCGCGGCGAGCGCCGCTTCCGCCGCGGCGTCCACCTCGTGCGTGACGCGCTCCTCGATCGAGGCCATCCGCGCGCGCGCCACGCCGCGGGCGAAGAGCCACTCCTCGTAGTTGCCGATCGGATCGCGGGCCCCGTGGTGCGCCAGCTCCTCCTTGGAGCAGATGGCGCGCCCCTCGGCCTCGTCGTGCGTCGCGTGCCCTCCCATCCGGAAGGTCGAGACGGTGAGGAGGACGGGCCCCTTCCTCTCGCGGCACCGCGCCACCGCCGTCCGCGTCGCCGCGAGGACCCGGATCACGCTGTTGCCGTCGGTCGAGATCCCGAGAACGCCGTACGCCGCCGCGAGCGAGGCCAGAGGCGCCCGGGAGTGAACCTCGTAGCGCGTCCCGAGGGCGAGGCGGTTGTCCTGGAGCACGACGACCAGCGGGAGCCCCTGCGACGCCGCCATCGAGACCCCCTCGTGGAACTCGCCGGTGCGCGTGGCGCCGTCGCCGACCCACGTGAGGGCCACCCTCGGCTCGTTCCGGAGCGAGAAGGCGAGCGCGTACCCCGCCATCACCGGAACGAGCGAGGCGACGAACGACGTCGGCGGGATGATCCCCTTCGAGGGATCGCCGGTGTGCAGGTCGCGCCCGCGCGTGATCGTGTCGCGCGTGCCGAGGTACGCCTTCAGCATGTCGACGACCGGCATCCCCATCTCGTGGCACGCGCCGGCGTTCCGGATCATCGGGCCGACGACGTCACCCGAGGTGAGAGCGCGGCAGTTCCCGACCGCCACCGCCTCCTCTCCGGTGCCGAGC of Acidobacteriota bacterium contains these proteins:
- a CDS encoding thiamine pyrophosphate-dependent dehydrogenase E1 component subunit alpha; protein product: MRRYPAFDPPEYATWKPDPRVTAEYLKGIEDDPASAKLAATAAEAELLGLYEGMLRFRLHDIMLKRWVRQGVISKAWLGTGEEAVAVGNCRALTSGDVVGPMIRNAGACHEMGMPVVDMLKAYLGTRDTITRGRDLHTGDPSKGIIPPTSFVASLVPVMAGYALAFSLRNEPRVALTWVGDGATRTGEFHEGVSMAASQGLPLVVVLQDNRLALGTRYEVHSRAPLASLAAAYGVLGISTDGNSVIRVLAATRTAVARCRERKGPVLLTVSTFRMGGHATHDEAEGRAICSKEELAHHGARDPIGNYEEWLFARGVARARMASIEERVTHEVDAAAEAALAARAEGPAEPRDVLSGVYAEGTLTSRQEIIAKR